The following nucleotide sequence is from Pseudonocardia sp. C8.
CCCCGGCGAGCCCGGTCACGCCGGCCCCCCGGCCGACGCGCCGTGCAAGAGGCGTGCAAGGTGCGGCCGCGACAGTAACCCGCATGACACGGACAGAGTCTCCCGCACGAATGAGCTCCGGTGCCGAGCGTGCGCTGGTCGACGCGCTGCGCGGCGGCCTGCGCGGGGCGGTCGTCGGCCGCACTGATCCCGGCTACGACGAGGCCCGCCGGGTGTGGAACGGCCTGGTCGACCGCGCGCCCGCGGCCGTCGCCCGCTGCGCGGACGTGGCCGACGTGGTCGACGCGGTCCGGGTGGCCCGGGAGCAGCGCCCGGTGCTCAGCATCCGCGCCGGCGGGCACCAGGTGGCGGGCAGCGGGGTCTGCGACGGCGGCCTGGTGATCGACCTGTCGTCCATGCGCGGGGTGCAGGTCGACCCGATGGCGCGCACGGCACGGGTACAGGCCGGTGCGACCTGGGGTGAGGTCGACCGGGCCACCCAGCTTCACGGGCTGGCCACCCCGGGCGGCGAGGTGTCCGTCACCGGCGTGGCGGGCCTGACCCTCGGCGGCGGCCTCGGGGCGATGATGCGCACGCACGGCCTGAGCTGCGACAACCTGCGGTCGGTCGAGATCGTCACCGCGGACGGGATGGTCCGCACCGCCAGCCGCGACCAGCATCGCGACCTGTTCTGGGCCGCCCGCGGCGGCGGGCGCGGGCTCGGCGTCGTCACCTCGCTGGAGTTCGACCTCCACCCGCTCGGACCCGAGGTCGCCGGCGCGCTGGTGCTGTACCCGTACGAGGACGCCGCTGCCGTGCTGCGGGCCTGGCGCGAGGTGGCCCGGCAGGCCCCGGACACGCTCACCCCCGAGATCGGGCTCTGGAGCATCCCGCCGCTGCCCGACGTGCCCGGTGATCTGCACGGCGCGCCCGTCGTGATCGTCGCGGGCGTCTACATCGGAGCTCCTGCCGACGCCGGCCCGGTGCTCGAACCGCTGCGGCGGCTCGGCGTTCCACTGGCCGACATGACCGCGACCTCGTCCTACGTCGAGTCCCAGCGCGCCCTCGACGACCTGTTCCCCGCCGGCGGGCGCTACTACTGGAAGTCGCACTTCGTCGACGAGCTGACCGACGAGCTCATCGACGCCCTGCTCGCCTGTGACGTGCACCGGCCGAGCCCGGAATCGGTCGTCTACATCCGCACGCTCGGCGGGGCCATCGCCCGCGTGGGCGAGGACGAGACCGCCTACCCGCACCGCGCGGCCGGCTTCAACATCAGCGTGGACGCGTCCTGGCACGACCCGGCGCTCGACCACTCCGCCATCGCCTGGGCGCGGTCCACCTGGGACGCGCTCGTCCCGTTCGCCACCGGCGGCGTCTACCTCAACTTCGCCGGTCTCGGCGAGGAGGACGCGCTGCGGGCCACCGCGCTGGGCGCCCACGGGGCCCGGCTGGCCGAGATCCGCCGCACCTACGACCCGAATGGTCTGTTCGAGGCCGCTGCCCACCGAGCGTGAGGAACACCGCGATGACCGGAACGACCGACCGACGTCCTGCGCGAATCGGTGGCCGCGCCGTGGTCGTCGGCGCGAGCATGGCCGGGCTGTGCGCGGCCCGGGTCCTGTCCGAGCGGTTCGACCACGTGCTGCTCATCGACCGCGACGCGCTCCCCGACGGTCCGGTCCCGCGTGGCCGCGTGCCCCAGGGCCGGCACCCGCACCTGCTGCTGGTCGCGGGCGCCCGCCTGCTCGAGCGCTGGTTCCCCGGCATCGTCGACGAGCTCGAGGCGGACGGCGCCGTGGACCTCGACCTGTGCGGCGACTTCTACTGGCACCAGGGCGGCGGTGTGGCGCGACGGCCCTCCTCCCCGCTGCGCGGGCCGGCGATGTCGCGCCCGTTCCTCGAACACACCGTCCGCACGCGCGTCGAGGCCCTCCCCCGGGTCACCGTCCGCGACCGCACCACCGTCGCGGGCCTGCACACCGACACCGGCGGGGCCCGGATCACCGGCGTCCAGCTCGACGACGGCACGACCGCAGGCTGCAATCTGGTGATCGACGCCACCGGCCGGCAGGCCAGGAGCCTGGCGTGGCTGGCGCCACTGGGATTCACCGCACCGCCGACCTCGGTGGTCGCGGTCGACACCCGCTACGTGTCCCAGGTGTACCGGCGCGGCGACGATCCGCACCGGGGCTGGAAGGCCGCGGCCGTGATCGACGAACCGGCCGCCAGGCGGCTGGCCATGGCGCTGCCGGTGGAAGGCGACCGGTGGATCGTGCTCCTCGGCGGCCTCAACGGCGAGTCACCGCCCACCGGCGAGACCGAGCGGCTGGCCTACGCGCGATCGATGCCCTCCCCGGTGATCGCCGAGATCATGGAAACGGCCGAACCGGTCGGCGCGCGGGCGACCCACCGGTTCCGTGCGAACCAGCGACGACACGTCGAGCGCATGCGCCGCGTCCCCATCGGCTGGGCGCCCCTCGGCGACGCCGTCTGCAGCTTCGATCCCATCTACGGCCAGGGCATGACCTCGGCGGTGTTGCAGGCCGACGCTCTCGGCGCATGCCTCGACCGCTCCGGCGCGGTGGACCGCGCCTTCACCCGCCGGTACCTGCGGTCGGTCGGCCGGGTCGTGGCCGGCCCGTGGTCGGTCGCCGTCGGCGGAGACTTCGTCTACGAGGGCACGACGGGGCCCAAGCCACCCGGGACGGACCTCCTCAACCGCTACATGGACCGGGTGACCATCGCCGCCCAGCACGACGACGCCGTTGCCCTCCGGCTGAACGAGGTGATCGCGATGGTGCGTGCCCCGGAGGCCCTGCTCGCACCGGGCTTCGTCCTGCGAGTCCTCTCCGTCGCGCGGCGCGGACCGGCGGGCACCACCGGCGCCCCGACGCCGGGCCGGTCCGCCGCGACACCACGGCGGGCGACTTGATGCGCAGACCGGACGGCGAGCGCGCCACCATCGCGGTCCGGCGGGCGGAACGAGGCGCACCCAGCGAGTCCACACGGGAATCAGGCGAGCGCGGCGGCCAGCAGGGCGAAGGCGGCGATGATGACGGCGACGCGGAGGTAGTGGTAGCGGTCCCAGGAGCTGCTGGTGGACCGGCTCGCCGTGATCCGATCGGCGTGACGCCGGGCGCGGTCACTCGACTCCGACGGTGTCGGCCAGCAGCGGAGCGAGAACCCGGTCCCAGGTGCCGTCGCGGCGGTAGCGGCGATACCGCTTCCACAACGTCTGCCAGGGCCCGAACCCGGCCGGCACGTCGCGCCACGGCAACCCGTTCCGGAACCGGTAGAGGATCCCCTCGACCACACGCCGGTCGTCACGGAACTGCCGTCCGCGACGCCCCGCGGACGACGGGAGCAGTGGCGCAAGGCGTGCCCACTGGGCGTCGGTCAGCACGGCGGGGAGGGCCGCCGAACTCGGCTCCGCACCGTCCTGCGACCGATTTGGGAGACACGATGAGACGGTGTCACGCTCGAGGAGGGTGACGACGTCCTGGGCCAGTCGCACCCCTTCCTCGGCGGCCGCCACGTCGAACGGGGCCCGGGTGACGTCGTCGGGCCAGGCCTCCACGACGTCGGTCGCCCACCGGACCCAGCGGGCGACCATCAGGTAGTACTCGGTCAGGAAGCGCCCGGGGAGCTGGTTCAGTGCCGCACGCTCGGGGAAGGCGCCACGTCCTTCGAGGTAGGCCCGGGCGGTGGCGAGGTTCTCCTCGTTCTGGGCGAGCACCCAGGACCGCATCGCCTCCAGGTTGGCGACGATGTCGGCCTTGGTGCCGTGGTCGCCGAGGTGGACCTTGACGAGCTGCTCGCATTCGAGCACCGGCCCCTCGCCGGGTTCCGAGAGCCAGGCGGCGAGCGCCCGGCGCCCCTCGGCGGTGATCGTGTAGCGGGTGCGGGGACGGCGGCCGACGGAGTCGTCGGCCGCCCGGGCGTAGCCGTGGGCGACCAGCTTCTTGGGTTCCTCGTAGAGCTTGCTGGTCGCCCGCGGCCAGATCCGGCGCAGGCTGTGATCGACCTGCCGGACCAGCTCATGCGTCCGCCACGGCTTCACGGCCAGCAGGCCCAGGATGGCGTAGGACGTCGTGGTCATCGAGGAGGGGCTTGACATGCTTCTCCCTCTGGGAGGACATTTTACTCCCAATGGGAGATTAGCAGAGGGGTCCGACCGTGACCACGACCGATGCCGTGCCCGTCCATCCGTCCAACCTCGACCAGCTGCGCGCCTGGGACGGCGACGAGGGCGGCTACTGGGCCGCCCACCCCGACCATTTCGAGCGCGCCCTCGCCGCCTACGACGACGCCCTCTTCGACGCCGCCGCCATCGGCTCCGGCGACCGGGTGCTCGACATCGGCTGCGGAACCGGCAGCACGTCCCGGCACGCCGCCCGCCTCGCCGCGACCGGCTCCGTGCTCGGTGTCGACCTGTCCTCGGCGATGGTCGACGTGGCTCGCCGGCGAGCCGCGGCCACCGGGCACGCCAACGTCGTCTTCGCCCAGGCCGACGCGCAGGTCCACCCCTTCGAGGCCGGGGCGTTCGACGTGGCCGTCGGCCGGACCAGCGCCATGTTCTTCGGTGACCGGGTCGCCGCACTCGCCAACATCGGGCGCGCCCTCCGGCCGGGTGGCCGGCTCGCGCTGCTGACGTGGCAGCCGGTCGAGCGGAATGAGTGGATCCGCGAGTTCGGCGGTGCCCTCGCCGCCGGCCGTACGCCGCCGGCACCCCCGCCCGATGCACCCGGCCCCTTCTCCCTCGCCGATCCCGGCGTCATCCGCGCCGTGCTCGACTCCGCCGGGTACACCGACGTCCGGATCGACGGTCACGAGGCGCCGATGTGGTTCGGCACCGATCCCGACGATGCCCATGAGCTCGTCCTCGGCCTGCTCGGCTGGATGCTCGACGGCCTCGACGACGCCGCTGCGTCCCGCGCCCGGGACGCCCTGCGTGCCACGATCACCGCCCACCGGACACCTGGCGGTGTCGTCTTCAGGTCGGCGGCCTGGATCATCCGCGCGACCCGGTCGTCCACGACTGCCTGATCCGCAGAGGCGATCGTGTCCGCACCGCCACGATGAGTACGGCCCGCTCGCGCAGTCTGCAGGGGCATGGAGACCCTTCTTCCGGTCGGCGACGTCGAGCTGTGCGTCGACACCACCGGCTCGCCGACCGACGTCCCACTGCTGCTGATCGGCACCACCGTCGCCACCTGGGACGACGCGTTCGTCGAACGGCTCACCGACCGGTACGTCGTCCGCTACGACCTGCGGGACACCGGCCGATCGACCACCGTCGACCCCGACTCGCCCGGCTACACGTTGCGTGACCTCGTCACCGACGCCGTCGGCGTACTCGACGGGCTCGGCATCGCCAGCGCGCACGTCGTGGGCATCGCGACCGGCGGTTTCATCGCGCAGCTCCTGGCGCTGGACCACCCGTCGCGGGTCGCGTCGCTCGTGCTGGTCGGCACCCGCCCGGTCGCGCCGGGCCCCGTCGACGAGGACCTGCCCGAGCACTCCCCGGCGATCATGGCCC
It contains:
- a CDS encoding FAD-binding oxidoreductase, producing the protein MTRTESPARMSSGAERALVDALRGGLRGAVVGRTDPGYDEARRVWNGLVDRAPAAVARCADVADVVDAVRVAREQRPVLSIRAGGHQVAGSGVCDGGLVIDLSSMRGVQVDPMARTARVQAGATWGEVDRATQLHGLATPGGEVSVTGVAGLTLGGGLGAMMRTHGLSCDNLRSVEIVTADGMVRTASRDQHRDLFWAARGGGRGLGVVTSLEFDLHPLGPEVAGALVLYPYEDAAAVLRAWREVARQAPDTLTPEIGLWSIPPLPDVPGDLHGAPVVIVAGVYIGAPADAGPVLEPLRRLGVPLADMTATSSYVESQRALDDLFPAGGRYYWKSHFVDELTDELIDALLACDVHRPSPESVVYIRTLGGAIARVGEDETAYPHRAAGFNISVDASWHDPALDHSAIAWARSTWDALVPFATGGVYLNFAGLGEEDALRATALGAHGARLAEIRRTYDPNGLFEAAAHRA
- a CDS encoding NAD(P)/FAD-dependent oxidoreductase is translated as MTGTTDRRPARIGGRAVVVGASMAGLCAARVLSERFDHVLLIDRDALPDGPVPRGRVPQGRHPHLLLVAGARLLERWFPGIVDELEADGAVDLDLCGDFYWHQGGGVARRPSSPLRGPAMSRPFLEHTVRTRVEALPRVTVRDRTTVAGLHTDTGGARITGVQLDDGTTAGCNLVIDATGRQARSLAWLAPLGFTAPPTSVVAVDTRYVSQVYRRGDDPHRGWKAAAVIDEPAARRLAMALPVEGDRWIVLLGGLNGESPPTGETERLAYARSMPSPVIAEIMETAEPVGARATHRFRANQRRHVERMRRVPIGWAPLGDAVCSFDPIYGQGMTSAVLQADALGACLDRSGAVDRAFTRRYLRSVGRVVAGPWSVAVGGDFVYEGTTGPKPPGTDLLNRYMDRVTIAAQHDDAVALRLNEVIAMVRAPEALLAPGFVLRVLSVARRGPAGTTGAPTPGRSAATPRRAT
- a CDS encoding transposase; protein product: MSSPSSMTTTSYAILGLLAVKPWRTHELVRQVDHSLRRIWPRATSKLYEEPKKLVAHGYARAADDSVGRRPRTRYTITAEGRRALAAWLSEPGEGPVLECEQLVKVHLGDHGTKADIVANLEAMRSWVLAQNEENLATARAYLEGRGAFPERAALNQLPGRFLTEYYLMVARWVRWATDVVEAWPDDVTRAPFDVAAAEEGVRLAQDVVTLLERDTVSSCLPNRSQDGAEPSSAALPAVLTDAQWARLAPLLPSSAGRRGRQFRDDRRVVEGILYRFRNGLPWRDVPAGFGPWQTLWKRYRRYRRDGTWDRVLAPLLADTVGVE
- a CDS encoding class I SAM-dependent methyltransferase, whose translation is MTTTDAVPVHPSNLDQLRAWDGDEGGYWAAHPDHFERALAAYDDALFDAAAIGSGDRVLDIGCGTGSTSRHAARLAATGSVLGVDLSSAMVDVARRRAAATGHANVVFAQADAQVHPFEAGAFDVAVGRTSAMFFGDRVAALANIGRALRPGGRLALLTWQPVERNEWIREFGGALAAGRTPPAPPPDAPGPFSLADPGVIRAVLDSAGYTDVRIDGHEAPMWFGTDPDDAHELVLGLLGWMLDGLDDAAASRARDALRATITAHRTPGGVVFRSAAWIIRATRSSTTA